The proteins below are encoded in one region of Leptotrichia sp. oral taxon 218:
- a CDS encoding DUF4911 domain-containing protein, producing MLKSCEYIIQTKKENIDFINKIVEAYDGLGNVRTLDNKKGLIKIITNSFLLDDMDKVLKKLKEHDVFIEVLEKREWLGVL from the coding sequence ATTTTGAAAAGTTGTGAATATATTATTCAAACAAAAAAAGAAAATATTGACTTTATAAACAAAATTGTGGAAGCATACGATGGACTTGGAAATGTCAGAACTTTAGATAATAAAAAAGGACTAATTAAAATAATTACAAATTCATTTCTTTTGGATGATATGGACAAAGTTTTGAAAAAATTAAAAGAACACGATGTTTTCATTGAAGTTCTTGAAAAAAGAGAATGGCTCGGAGTACTTTAA